One stretch of Candidatus Baltobacteraceae bacterium DNA includes these proteins:
- a CDS encoding methyl-accepting chemotaxis protein, with the protein MRLRELIRWNSLATQVLAVAMASLLAFTAVLLFVVDNTVRDSVEKEIQSQVEVAQRTASTLLGVHGGTPVVIGKTLQFGGWIANNDIELVNNVKKITGCDATIYEIENGAPIAISTTLQKDGKPIIGSELTGLARNAIDVQRPYRGYVPFNGQTYIAAYEPIIDDAQHMVGVLFTAKPATALSYAAQLTFFRVAAISLAALIVILALIFWFLRYIRRDAFQLATTARALASGILDDTADIHSQNELGEIADAFDEMIAYQREMAATAEAIAAGDLATTIEPHAPGDRLGNALARMNQNLALVVGQIQRTSDSLAASSTQLGSTSERSSKMVAEATIAMAGLAKGYDALSEAATTLDTMVRQFSVGVDAIARGAVDQAAQVSSATNDASRMFEDVERLAHISMTLAAAGVQTRTAAASGERAVADTVEEMYQIAEAVRAATDKINELETLSAQIGSIVEAVEEIAEQTNLLALNAAIEAARAGEHGRGFAVVADEVRKLAERSASENKQIGQLVREVQVRTRDAVRAVGAGAEKVSTGTEKAVVGGAALREILQSVEQTVAQVSEIADATGVMARSAKSLTDSIRSINDVVEENSAGTKQMASQTTEITASIGSIAATSAQHRMEAERVARISFDVRAQVEQVQEQATELDETARTLRRLTTQFTTDGNGQRQLTAVDVPAISSNAPRASAS; encoded by the coding sequence CCACGGCGGTACGCCGGTCGTAATCGGCAAGACGCTGCAGTTCGGCGGCTGGATCGCCAACAACGACATCGAGCTAGTCAACAACGTCAAGAAGATCACCGGCTGCGACGCGACGATCTACGAAATCGAGAACGGCGCCCCGATCGCGATCTCGACCACCCTTCAAAAGGATGGCAAGCCGATCATCGGCTCCGAACTGACCGGCTTGGCGCGCAACGCGATCGACGTCCAGCGGCCGTATCGTGGCTACGTTCCTTTTAATGGCCAGACGTACATCGCGGCCTACGAACCGATCATCGACGATGCGCAGCACATGGTCGGCGTGCTGTTTACCGCCAAGCCCGCAACCGCGCTCTCTTATGCTGCTCAGCTGACGTTCTTCCGCGTCGCCGCGATCTCGCTGGCCGCGCTGATCGTCATCCTGGCGCTGATCTTCTGGTTTTTGCGCTACATCCGGCGGGATGCGTTCCAGCTGGCGACGACGGCGCGCGCGCTTGCGAGCGGCATCCTCGACGACACCGCGGATATTCACTCACAAAACGAGCTGGGTGAGATCGCCGACGCGTTCGACGAGATGATCGCGTATCAGCGCGAGATGGCCGCGACGGCCGAAGCGATCGCAGCCGGCGATCTCGCAACAACGATCGAGCCGCACGCACCCGGCGACCGTCTCGGAAATGCGCTGGCACGCATGAATCAAAATCTCGCACTCGTCGTCGGACAAATTCAACGCACGTCGGACTCGCTCGCAGCCAGCTCGACGCAGCTCGGCTCGACGTCGGAGCGCTCGAGCAAGATGGTCGCGGAAGCGACGATCGCAATGGCCGGCCTCGCGAAAGGCTACGATGCGCTAAGCGAAGCCGCGACGACGCTCGATACGATGGTGCGGCAATTTTCCGTCGGCGTTGACGCGATCGCGCGCGGCGCTGTCGACCAAGCCGCACAAGTCAGCTCGGCCACGAACGACGCATCGCGAATGTTCGAGGACGTCGAACGGCTCGCGCACATCTCGATGACACTGGCTGCCGCCGGCGTACAAACGAGAACCGCAGCTGCAAGCGGCGAGCGTGCCGTCGCCGACACGGTCGAAGAAATGTATCAGATCGCGGAAGCGGTTCGCGCCGCAACCGACAAGATCAACGAGCTCGAGACGCTCAGCGCGCAGATCGGTTCGATCGTCGAAGCGGTCGAAGAGATCGCCGAACAGACGAACTTGCTGGCGCTCAACGCGGCGATCGAAGCCGCGCGCGCCGGCGAGCACGGCCGCGGCTTCGCCGTCGTCGCCGACGAGGTGCGAAAGCTCGCCGAGCGCTCGGCCTCCGAGAACAAGCAGATCGGCCAGCTGGTGCGCGAGGTGCAGGTCCGCACGCGCGACGCCGTTCGCGCGGTCGGCGCGGGCGCCGAGAAGGTGTCGACCGGGACCGAGAAGGCCGTGGTCGGGGGCGCCGCGCTGCGCGAGATCTTACAGAGCGTCGAGCAGACCGTTGCGCAAGTCTCCGAGATCGCGGACGCCACCGGTGTGATGGCGCGCAGCGCCAAGAGTCTCACCGACTCGATTCGCTCGATCAACGACGTCGTCGAGGAAAACTCGGCGGGCACCAAACAGATGGCGTCGCAGACGACGGAGATCACAGCGTCGATCGGCTCGATCGCCGCGACCAGCGCACAGCACCGGATGGAAGCCGAGCGCGTCGCGCGGATCTCCTTCGACGTCCGCGCGCAGGTCGAGCAAGTCCAAGAACAGGCGACGGAGCTGGACGAGACTGCGCGCACGCTCCGCCGGCTGACGACGCAGTTCACGACCGACGGAAACGGCCAGCGTCAGCTGACGGCGGTCGACGTCCCCGCGATCTCGAGCAACGCGCCGAGGGCGTCCGCGAGCTGA
- a CDS encoding alpha/beta fold hydrolase, translating to MQTIPIDGGVLSYADDGTGDAVILIHGFLLDHSIWDAIVPALTPRARVIRPDLRGLGRSSVTPGPYLIEALAADIAALLDAKGIASATLVGHSLGGYVALAFFRMFRERVNALALVGSRFVNDTEAAAHDRYALADRAEREGIMPVLDAFIPRFFAPAVYTEKPQLIEEIRQLCGRTDPHGAAAHLRGAAQRVDARDLVDDIDVPFLFSIGDQDAIMGLSEAVNVVPRIPSAQLATFAGCGHMPMYEAADQLADALGALLEIAGTSTAVS from the coding sequence ATGCAGACGATTCCAATCGACGGCGGCGTGCTTTCGTACGCTGATGACGGTACCGGAGACGCGGTGATCCTGATCCACGGCTTCTTGCTCGATCACTCCATTTGGGATGCAATTGTGCCCGCGCTCACGCCGCGCGCGCGTGTCATCCGTCCGGATTTGCGCGGACTCGGACGCTCGTCCGTAACGCCCGGTCCGTATCTGATCGAAGCGCTCGCCGCCGACATCGCAGCGCTGCTCGACGCTAAAGGCATTGCCTCCGCGACGTTGGTTGGACACTCGCTCGGCGGCTACGTCGCGCTCGCATTCTTCCGGATGTTTCGCGAGCGCGTCAATGCGCTCGCGCTCGTCGGCAGCCGTTTCGTAAACGATACGGAAGCCGCTGCACACGATCGCTACGCGCTTGCAGATCGCGCCGAACGCGAAGGAATTATGCCGGTGTTAGATGCGTTTATTCCGCGATTCTTCGCGCCGGCCGTTTATACGGAAAAGCCGCAATTAATTGAGGAAATTCGCCAATTATGCGGCCGTACCGATCCGCACGGTGCAGCCGCACATTTGCGCGGCGCAGCGCAACGCGTCGATGCACGCGATCTGGTCGACGACATCGATGTCCCGTTCTTGTTTTCGATCGGCGATCAAGATGCGATCATGGGTTTGAGCGAAGCCGTCAACGTCGTGCCGCGGATTCCGAGCGCGCAGCTCGCGACGTTTGCAGGCTGCGGACACATGCCGATGTACGAGGCGGCGGATCAGCTCGCGGACGCCCTCGGCGCGTTGCTCGAGATCGCGGGGACGTCGACCGCCGTCAGCTGA